From the genome of Muricauda sp. SCSIO 64092, one region includes:
- a CDS encoding phytanoyl-CoA dioxygenase family protein, producing METLKLLDRPYSLTSEHIDFYQKNKYIKLKQVLETDFLVHLNDVISKKVDELNQQDTPMERRSTYGKAFLQLFNLWKQDEAIKELVFSKRLAKIATDLMQVDGVRLYHDQALFKEGGGGITPWHADQHYWPLATDKTITAWIPLQGTPLQMGPLEFSAGSHAILEGRELSIGDTSESFIEKRLKVTDFKHVIAPFDIGEISFHSGWVFHRAGANTTQKTRKVMTIIYMDKDMKLKQPENDGQINDWNTWCPGAEIGKIINTPLNPVLY from the coding sequence TTCCCTGACTTCAGAACACATCGATTTCTACCAAAAGAACAAGTATATAAAATTGAAACAGGTGTTGGAAACCGATTTTCTAGTGCACCTGAATGACGTAATTTCAAAAAAAGTCGACGAGTTGAATCAACAGGATACTCCCATGGAAAGGCGCAGTACGTATGGAAAGGCTTTTTTACAATTGTTCAATTTATGGAAACAGGACGAAGCCATTAAAGAATTGGTTTTTAGCAAACGTTTGGCAAAAATCGCAACAGATCTAATGCAAGTGGATGGTGTACGATTGTATCATGATCAAGCTTTGTTCAAAGAAGGTGGCGGCGGCATTACACCATGGCATGCGGATCAACATTATTGGCCATTGGCAACGGACAAGACCATAACGGCCTGGATTCCATTGCAGGGAACACCGCTGCAGATGGGGCCTTTGGAATTTAGTGCGGGTAGCCATGCCATTTTGGAGGGCAGGGAACTATCCATTGGTGATACCAGTGAAAGTTTTATTGAAAAACGTTTAAAAGTAACCGATTTTAAACATGTGATAGCCCCTTTTGATATTGGCGAAATCAGTTTTCACTCTGGTTGGGTCTTTCATCGCGCCGGTGCCAATACCACCCAAAAAACACGGAAAGTGATGACCATAATCTATATGGACAAGGACATGAAATTGAAGCAACCGGAGAATGATGGACAAATAAACGATTGGAATACCTGGTGCCCCGGTGCAGAAATAGGAAAGATCATCAACACCCCATTAAATCCAGTCCTCTATTGA
- a CDS encoding sugar phosphate isomerase/epimerase family protein: protein MDNIKYLYPYWGSEHLPPDAFLDLTIAKGFDGIEINIPQNPAFETSFFESLTALRQEKPEFICGLQQVLGSKGETPQDYLDNVLDRLDNLVRYSPSFINSHTGKDHYSFSDNCKIIDAIEEFSQKHRIPIYHEIHRGRFTFHGRSTLPYLEVFPQLKFVGDFSHWCTVSESMLEDQEAIISKVVPKIYHIHARVGHAQSPQVNNPFAPEWKAHLDQFVKWWQAIVDHHSRYREISITPEFGPFPYMPSMPFTKEPLANQSELNNKMKDYLKMALR from the coding sequence ATGGATAACATAAAGTATCTATATCCCTATTGGGGCAGTGAACATCTACCGCCCGATGCCTTCTTGGATCTCACCATTGCAAAGGGCTTTGATGGGATTGAAATCAATATTCCCCAAAATCCTGCTTTTGAAACCTCCTTTTTCGAGTCCCTTACCGCCTTAAGACAGGAAAAACCCGAATTCATTTGTGGCTTACAACAGGTGCTTGGGTCAAAAGGGGAAACCCCGCAAGACTATCTTGACAATGTACTGGACCGTTTGGACAACTTAGTGAGGTACAGCCCATCATTTATTAATTCCCATACTGGGAAAGACCATTATTCCTTTTCGGACAATTGTAAAATAATTGATGCCATAGAAGAATTTTCCCAAAAACACCGGATACCCATATATCATGAAATCCATAGGGGAAGATTTACCTTTCACGGCAGATCAACGCTGCCGTATTTGGAAGTATTTCCACAGTTAAAATTTGTTGGGGATTTTTCCCATTGGTGTACGGTTTCGGAATCGATGTTGGAAGACCAGGAAGCTATTATTTCCAAAGTGGTTCCAAAAATATATCATATCCATGCCCGGGTTGGCCATGCCCAATCGCCCCAGGTCAATAATCCATTTGCACCGGAATGGAAGGCACATCTGGACCAATTCGTAAAATGGTGGCAAGCCATCGTAGACCATCATTCAAGATATCGGGAAATATCGATCACTCCAGAGTTTGGCCCATTTCCATACATGCCAAGTATGCCATTTACCAAGGAACCACTGGCAAACCAAAGTGAGTTGAACAATAAAATGAAGGATTATTTAAAAATGGCCTTAAGATGA
- a CDS encoding beta-L-arabinofuranosidase domain-containing protein: MKKILIMVLIILSCCKPSKEDSQGENFSKNVNRVAEQLIDDSDALPFFTHKTNPLKSSFQAFKTGSVLPKGWILEMMQNDLEKGIVGALDELYPGIKADNLYYTARRGGMEDIPEMGDLELTGQAWEKSIMWWNAETIGNWWDGFVRHAFLTQNPRAIAQSHAIIANLLESQDRDGYIGIYKPNLRYRHEGSNGELWAQTTAFRTLLAYYEFTDSKEVLHAVERAMGLTMEKYGENGRNPFYLKNAFGGVTHGLMLTDVCETLYRITGNEKYQKYATYLYQAFSTYGINRSFNDLRYPYLIEQDSLFQGHAVHTYEHIRAMANAHYNTGYPELKTAYDHMLSKLESCILPSGAGHGDEWILKLEADPNETAAEYCAMLELRNSYGSLMQKTGSTEFADAAEQLTYNAMLGARNQDGTAITYSKHDNCHALDGKHHQGDASTNEPRYKYSPTHSEPAVCCVPNYGRNLPYFLHQMYMKADDGIAVLMYGPSELTAELENTTISVEQLTDYPWTNAVTFKIRTAKPIRFTLKLRKPEWSASMDFPSNMESVMLHNDYYAITKTWQGEETFTVEFINPVKRKKANNGDVYLQQGPLVFAYAIPHTEQVIKTYGNSPFKDYHCLPKNEAHKNLVIPTDFDFQRTEDSGPIMEGQLFDASKQREVPVKLVPMGKTVLRRVTFPEKRTTK; this comes from the coding sequence ATGAAAAAAATACTAATTATGGTTTTGATCATACTCTCTTGTTGCAAGCCTTCCAAAGAAGATTCACAAGGGGAGAATTTTTCCAAAAATGTAAATAGAGTCGCCGAACAGCTTATTGATGACAGTGATGCCCTACCCTTCTTTACCCATAAGACCAATCCACTAAAGTCCAGTTTCCAAGCTTTCAAAACGGGTAGTGTACTCCCTAAAGGATGGATTTTGGAGATGATGCAGAATGATTTGGAAAAAGGAATCGTCGGTGCATTGGATGAACTCTATCCCGGAATTAAAGCAGATAATCTGTATTATACCGCACGTAGGGGTGGCATGGAAGATATTCCGGAAATGGGGGATTTGGAACTCACAGGTCAGGCCTGGGAAAAATCCATCATGTGGTGGAATGCGGAAACCATAGGAAACTGGTGGGATGGTTTTGTCAGGCATGCTTTTTTGACCCAAAATCCCAGGGCAATTGCGCAGTCCCATGCCATTATAGCTAACCTACTGGAATCCCAGGACCGGGATGGTTATATCGGAATCTACAAACCCAATCTTCGCTATCGGCACGAAGGCTCCAATGGGGAGCTGTGGGCGCAAACTACGGCTTTCAGGACCCTATTGGCCTATTATGAATTTACGGATTCCAAGGAAGTGTTACATGCGGTGGAACGCGCTATGGGTCTCACCATGGAAAAATATGGTGAAAACGGTAGGAACCCATTTTATCTGAAAAATGCTTTTGGCGGCGTTACCCACGGCCTTATGTTGACCGATGTCTGTGAAACGCTTTATCGCATCACCGGCAATGAAAAATACCAAAAGTATGCCACCTATTTGTACCAAGCATTTTCCACCTATGGTATCAACCGATCGTTCAATGATTTGCGGTACCCCTATTTAATTGAACAGGATTCCCTATTTCAGGGGCATGCCGTCCATACCTATGAACATATTCGTGCCATGGCCAATGCGCACTACAATACGGGTTACCCGGAATTGAAAACGGCCTATGACCATATGCTCTCCAAATTGGAGTCCTGCATTTTGCCCAGTGGTGCCGGTCACGGTGATGAGTGGATTTTAAAATTGGAAGCCGATCCCAACGAGACAGCGGCGGAGTACTGCGCCATGCTTGAATTGAGAAATTCCTATGGTAGTCTAATGCAAAAAACGGGAAGTACGGAATTTGCGGATGCAGCGGAGCAGTTGACCTATAATGCCATGTTGGGCGCCAGAAATCAGGATGGAACGGCCATTACCTATTCCAAACACGATAACTGCCATGCACTGGACGGTAAACATCACCAAGGGGATGCCTCCACCAATGAACCCCGATATAAGTATTCCCCAACACATTCGGAACCCGCCGTCTGTTGTGTGCCAAATTATGGGAGAAACCTCCCCTATTTCCTGCATCAAATGTATATGAAGGCAGATGATGGCATCGCCGTTCTTATGTACGGGCCATCCGAGTTGACAGCGGAACTGGAGAACACGACCATTTCCGTGGAACAGTTAACCGACTATCCATGGACAAATGCGGTGACTTTTAAAATCAGGACGGCAAAGCCCATACGATTCACATTAAAACTACGAAAACCGGAATGGAGTGCATCCATGGATTTTCCATCAAATATGGAATCCGTTATGCTTCATAATGACTATTATGCCATCACCAAAACATGGCAAGGCGAAGAAACATTTACCGTTGAGTTCATCAATCCGGTCAAACGAAAAAAAGCAAACAATGGGGATGTGTATCTACAGCAAGGCCCTTTGGTATTTGCCTATGCCATTCCACATACGGAACAGGTCATCAAAACTTATGGCAATTCCCCTTTCAAAGATTACCATTGTCTCCCTAAAAATGAGGCCCATAAGAATTTGGTCATTCCAACGGATTTTGATTTTCAACGTACTGAAGATAGTGGTCCGATAATGGAGGGACAGCTTTTTGATGCATCAAAACAAAGAGAAGTGCCCGTAAAACTGGTGCCAATGGGCAAAACTGTTTTACGGCGCGTCACCTTCCCTGAAAAAAGAACAACGAAATGA
- a CDS encoding alpha-amylase family glycosyl hydrolase: MRTFTTYICVSIVLGTIFSCETQKKQEATITKEASAIPQEPINWNNEVIYHVMQRSFYDSDGDLHGDLNGFIEKLDYLKELGVTTILFTPLYESGFYHNYFPTNYENIDQEYGTKEDYFNFVEAVHQKGLKFLMDMETQYAQSGHIWFDDSYQNPDSEYSDFIYYSDSLNQFPEQIFRPSKSPLYEFTAWPGNKHNIVFLDLNHPRVKQWMMDFYSYWVDPNKDGDFSDGVDGFRIDHIMDDLDYKGIFTNMYQDFWQPIFKACKDINPAIFILGEQSNWNEYGDEMIVKSGADAAFGFPLRFAIAGEEGTHDMYIDPSSNGVAMEPNRIHKVVLESLNRFSDSTFSVNFLENHDTARWATVVLGNENQKRNAAILNLLLPGIPSIYYGQELGVVGQTHEWGSDANHIPVREAFPWTANVEDPGNALWYKDSGPVWDTSFWKSDLIDQLSLEHQKKDPNSLWWHYQKLTTLRKDQASFRLGDYMPLFENREGIMAFQRTYKNERTIVLINISNELQAVPMDTEGNTTLYAKGANPSNTTMRLAPFGYYIALNKTN, encoded by the coding sequence ATGAGAACGTTTACAACATACATTTGCGTTTCCATAGTACTAGGAACGATTTTTTCCTGCGAAACACAAAAAAAGCAGGAAGCAACCATAACCAAGGAAGCCTCCGCTATTCCACAAGAACCCATCAATTGGAACAATGAAGTTATTTATCATGTCATGCAACGCAGTTTTTATGATAGCGATGGTGACCTACATGGCGATCTCAATGGGTTTATTGAAAAACTGGACTATCTTAAGGAACTTGGTGTGACCACCATTTTGTTCACTCCTTTATACGAATCCGGTTTTTACCACAACTATTTCCCGACGAATTACGAAAATATTGACCAGGAATACGGAACCAAGGAAGACTATTTCAATTTTGTGGAGGCCGTACATCAAAAAGGGCTTAAGTTCCTTATGGACATGGAAACCCAGTATGCGCAAAGTGGACATATTTGGTTTGATGATTCCTATCAAAATCCAGACTCCGAATATTCCGACTTCATTTATTATTCAGATTCCCTGAACCAATTTCCAGAGCAAATTTTTAGGCCTTCCAAATCGCCCTTATATGAGTTCACGGCCTGGCCTGGCAACAAACACAACATCGTTTTTCTCGATTTGAACCATCCCCGTGTCAAACAGTGGATGATGGATTTCTACAGCTATTGGGTAGACCCCAATAAAGATGGGGATTTCAGTGATGGGGTCGATGGTTTTAGGATTGACCATATTATGGACGATTTGGATTACAAGGGGATTTTCACCAATATGTACCAGGATTTTTGGCAACCCATTTTTAAGGCCTGCAAGGACATCAATCCGGCTATTTTTATCTTGGGGGAACAGTCCAATTGGAATGAGTACGGTGACGAAATGATTGTAAAAAGTGGTGCTGATGCGGCTTTTGGTTTTCCGCTTCGATTCGCCATTGCCGGAGAGGAAGGCACACATGATATGTATATTGACCCGTCATCCAATGGAGTCGCTATGGAACCCAATCGAATCCATAAAGTGGTTTTGGAAAGTCTCAATAGATTTAGCGATAGCACGTTCTCAGTGAATTTTTTGGAAAATCATGATACGGCACGGTGGGCAACGGTGGTACTGGGCAACGAAAACCAAAAACGAAATGCCGCTATTTTGAACCTGCTTTTACCTGGAATTCCCTCTATTTATTATGGTCAGGAATTGGGGGTCGTAGGCCAAACCCACGAGTGGGGAAGTGATGCCAACCATATTCCCGTTCGGGAGGCCTTTCCATGGACCGCTAATGTGGAGGACCCAGGAAATGCGTTATGGTATAAGGACAGTGGCCCCGTTTGGGATACTTCCTTTTGGAAATCGGATTTAATTGATCAATTGAGTCTAGAGCATCAAAAGAAAGATCCAAATTCCCTATGGTGGCATTATCAGAAGCTCACTACCCTTAGAAAGGACCAAGCCAGTTTTCGGTTAGGGGATTATATGCCCCTATTTGAAAATAGGGAAGGGATTATGGCCTTTCAACGAACGTATAAAAATGAAAGGACGATTGTCTTGATCAATATCAGTAATGAACTACAGGCGGTCCCAATGGACACCGAAGGTAACACAACATTATATGCAAAGGGAGCCAACCCTTCCAACACAACAATGCGATTAGCCCCTTTTGGCTATTATATTGCATTGAACAAAACCAATTGA
- a CDS encoding nuclear transport factor 2 family protein, translating to MKRFPVFALSFFFLQTCYVKGQTAKDTLDIKQVALDYIESQHLVKPERFERAAHPRMVKRTFWTDKKTGKEYLRETFTDAMVLLAETYNQDGDGFPKNPKKEVVILDIYDKTASVKLIADEWIDYMHIVKLNGKWQLVNVLWQFNDSESH from the coding sequence ATGAAACGGTTCCCAGTTTTTGCTTTGTCCTTTTTTTTCTTGCAGACCTGTTATGTCAAGGGACAGACCGCTAAAGACACCCTGGACATAAAACAGGTGGCATTGGATTATATCGAATCCCAACATCTGGTGAAACCGGAACGGTTTGAACGTGCGGCCCACCCAAGAATGGTCAAAAGGACTTTTTGGACGGACAAAAAAACAGGAAAGGAATATTTGCGGGAAACCTTTACCGATGCCATGGTCCTACTCGCCGAGACCTATAACCAAGATGGCGATGGATTCCCGAAAAACCCCAAAAAAGAGGTCGTTATCCTGGATATTTATGACAAAACTGCTTCGGTTAAACTCATAGCAGATGAATGGATCGATTATATGCACATCGTAAAACTGAACGGAAAGTGGCAATTGGTAAATGTGCTTTGGCAGTTCAATGATTCCGAATCCCATTAA
- a CDS encoding nucleotidyltransferase domain-containing protein: protein MYPALKTHHKEAIENLVREYRNDQRFHALIIGGSVAKQCARDDSDVDFMIIATEEEFNMRKSKGDLFINRTDLCNYPGGFVDGKIINLHYLNQVAEKGNEPSRAAFDGAFIAYSRIKDLGQILNRIPVYPEKERNRRMKSFYCMAFIQNWLMGEAERHGTLYTRSRAASQLSLYAGRLILAHNRILFPYHKWFVHYLEKCGDKPSRFIENMNRLLKEPTSKNAGVLFQNIRDFRDWGISDHDAYMWFMTKVEWSWMNGTTSLEDL from the coding sequence ATGTACCCAGCACTAAAAACACATCATAAAGAGGCCATAGAAAACCTTGTTCGGGAATATCGGAATGACCAAAGGTTCCATGCCCTCATTATTGGGGGGTCGGTAGCAAAACAATGTGCAAGGGACGATTCGGACGTTGATTTTATGATCATCGCCACTGAAGAGGAATTCAATATGCGGAAATCCAAAGGGGATCTCTTCATTAACCGAACCGATCTCTGCAATTATCCAGGTGGATTTGTTGATGGGAAAATTATAAATCTTCACTACCTCAACCAGGTGGCAGAAAAAGGAAATGAACCGTCCAGGGCGGCCTTTGACGGTGCTTTTATAGCCTATTCAAGGATAAAGGACCTTGGGCAAATTTTAAATAGAATACCCGTTTACCCCGAAAAAGAAAGGAATCGGCGCATGAAATCCTTTTATTGTATGGCATTCATACAAAACTGGCTAATGGGAGAAGCAGAGCGCCATGGAACCCTGTACACAAGGTCAAGGGCCGCGTCCCAACTTTCATTATATGCAGGTAGACTGATCCTGGCCCATAACCGTATTCTTTTCCCTTATCACAAATGGTTTGTACATTATTTGGAAAAGTGTGGAGACAAGCCTTCCCGTTTTATTGAAAATATGAACCGCCTTTTAAAGGAGCCAACGTCCAAAAATGCAGGTGTTTTATTCCAAAACATCAGGGATTTCAGGGATTGGGGCATAAGTGACCATGACGCCTATATGTGGTTTATGACCAAAGTGGAATGGAGTTGGATGAATGGCACCACTTCCCTGGAAGACCTATGA
- a CDS encoding DinB family protein: MQFNLDKSIEVLEKTPAILESYLLDLSDDWLKKNEGGATWSPYTVVGHLIFGEKTDWMVRIKIILNASENKLFEPFDRFAQQKEDQSRPIKDLLLDFRELRSENLDELKSLKITQNELKRTGIHPEFGAVTLEQLIAAWTVHDLGHIGQISRVMAKQYTKEVGPWIAYLGILKK; encoded by the coding sequence ATGCAGTTTAACTTAGACAAATCAATCGAGGTGCTGGAAAAAACACCCGCCATTTTGGAGTCTTATTTATTGGACCTCTCGGACGATTGGCTGAAGAAGAATGAAGGGGGAGCCACATGGAGTCCCTATACTGTTGTAGGGCATTTGATCTTTGGGGAGAAAACCGATTGGATGGTACGGATCAAAATAATCCTTAACGCTTCCGAAAACAAATTGTTTGAACCCTTTGATAGGTTCGCACAGCAAAAGGAAGACCAAAGCAGGCCCATTAAAGACTTGCTCCTTGATTTCAGGGAATTGAGAAGTGAAAATTTGGACGAACTCAAATCTTTGAAAATCACCCAAAACGAATTGAAGCGCACTGGAATACATCCCGAATTTGGAGCGGTAACCCTGGAACAACTTATTGCCGCTTGGACCGTTCATGACTTGGGCCATATTGGGCAAATCAGCAGGGTCATGGCCAAGCAATACACCAAAGAAGTGGGACCATGGATAGCTTATCTGGGAATTTTAAAAAAATAA